A single genomic interval of Macadamia integrifolia cultivar HAES 741 chromosome 6, SCU_Mint_v3, whole genome shotgun sequence harbors:
- the LOC122081541 gene encoding zinc finger CCCH domain-containing protein 53-like isoform X2, giving the protein MDAYEATRIVFSRIQSLDPENASKIMGLLLIQDHGEKEMIRLAFGPEALVHSVVLKARKDLGLSSNTPSTPSTPSSPSPFLSRQNSSSSRMLSSNGPNLPPTLTTMASSSWTPPSAFCDIQASDDLISPNSATASASASYAAAASANMVVASSSSSLYSTSLTSPFYGYGSDVPVDEFQLQDQLSFLSDASSTLGPKTATDLFYPQPETVASPNGRTGGDATLFPSYAAAAAGATSWGTTIDGHHRRSCSVNDICFGSEAGSGYGWKPCLYFARGYCKNGSSCRFLHGLPDSSPVVADAAAMGSSPNKLDRLDVVEQCQELLRSKSTQQRLVNSSQLMASASFPYGTATAGKCMNFLLQQQQQQQQQNDTTQRTAAGLMLGEDIHKLGRSRLERNDFSTTGGGMVNPGSRQIYLTFPADSTFREEDVSNYFSIYGPVQDVRIPYQQKRMFGFVTFVYPETVKLILAKGNPHFVCDARVLVKPYKEKGKVPDKKQQQSERGEFSACSIPTGVDIRDAYDLQLGPRMFYDAQDMLLRRKLEDHADLRQALELQGRKLMGLQLLDVKKYHHHHHHSLSTGAQVASPTQNHVNHTFVLPSERGSPEAPEENCANAETTIYGAADRQLRQAANSDEESIGEDEIGNGKEKRPNQEDSNFQDGVEHYLPDSPFASPTKFGEPTCVSTASDAALASESGAALASSCNSKLITTSLLPATSTLDVASFKSCFFQMPRFPSGHGAIGM; this is encoded by the exons ATGGACGCCTATGAAGCAACACGGATAGTGTTCTCCAGGATCCAGAGCTTGGATCCGGAAAATGCCTCTAAAATCATGGGACTTCTCCTAATCCAAGACCACGGAGAGAAGGAAATGATCCGGCTGGCCTTCGGACCCGAGGCTCTTGTGCACTCTGTGGTCCTCAAGGCCCGCAAGGACCTAGGCCTTTCGTCGAACACACCGTCGACGCCATCGACCCCCTCGTCTCCATCACCTTTCCTCTCCAGGCAGAACTCTTCTTCGTCACGGATGCTCTCCAGCAACGGTCCAAACCTTCCACCTACCCTCACTACGATGGCCTCCTCTTCTTGGACACCACCATCGGCCTTCTGCGACATCCAGGCATCGGACGACCTGATCAGTCCCAATTCCGCCACCGCCTCCGCCTCCGCCTCATACGCGGCAGCAGCAAGCGCCAACATGGTTGTCGCTTCTTCATCCTCGTCTTTGTACTCGACTTCCTTAACTTCTCCTTTCTATGGCTACGGTAGTGACGTCCCCGTCGATGAATTCCAGCTTCAAGACCAACTCTCCTTCCTCAGCGATGCCTCCTCCACACTAGGCCCCAAGACTGCTACTGACCTATTCTATCCACAACCGGAGACAGTGGCGAGTCCCAACGGCCGCACTGGAGGGGACGCTACGCTTTTCCCTTCTTACGCGGCTGCTGCCGCCGGTGCCACCAGCTGGGGAACTACTATAGATGGACACCACCGGCGGAGCTGCTCCGTCAACGACATCTGTTTTGGGTCCGAAGCTGGGTCAGGATATGGGTGGAAGCCATGCCTCTACTTCGCCAGGGGCTATTGCAAGAACGGAAGCAGCTGCAGGTTCCTCCATGGGCTCCCCGATTCCTCGCCAGTGGTCGCTGATGCTGCTGCTATGGGGTCCTCGCCGAACAAGCTTGACCGCCTTGACGTGGTGGAACAGTGCCAAGAACTCCTCAGATCCAAAAGTACCCAACAGCGATTGGTCAACTCGTCGCAGCTCATGGCCTCGGCCTCTTTCCCATATGGCACTGCTACCGCCGGCAAATGCATGAATTTCTTGctgcaacagcagcagcagcagcaacagcagaaCGACACCACCCAGAG GACTGCGGCCGGCTTGATGTTGGGCGAAGACATACACAAATTAGGCCGGTCACGACTTGAAAGGAATGATTTTTCAACGACAGGTGGAGGAATGGTGAACCCGGGATCCAGGCAGATTTATCTAACGTTCCCAGCTGACAGCACCTTCAGAGAAGAGGATGTCTCCAATTACTTCAG CATTTACGGTCCTGTACAAGACGTGAGGATCCCTTACCAGCAGAAGCGAATGTTTGGGTTCGTTACGTTCGTGTACCCGGAGACGGTGAAGCTCATCCTGGCCAAAGGGAACCCGCATTTCGTATGCGACGCTCGGGTGCTTGTGAAACCCTACAAGGAGAAGGGGAAAGTTCCAGACAA GAAGCAGCAACAATCTGAGAGAGGAGAGTTCTCGGCATGTTCTATACCTACCGGTGTTGACATTAGAGATGCCTACGACCTGCAGCTCG GACCAAGGATGTTCTACGATGCCCAGGACATGTTGTTGAGGAGGAAATTAGAAGATCATGCCGACTTACGTCAAGCCTTGGAACTCCAGGGACGGAAATTGATGGGTCTACAGCTTCTCGACGTGAAGAAgtatcatcaccaccaccaccatagtCTGTCCACTGGCGCTCAGGTTGCCTCCCCAACTCAAAATCACGTCAATCATACCTTTGTTCTTCCTTCCGAGCGGGGAAGTCCGGAGGCCCCAGAAG AGAACTGTGCAAACGCTGAGACAACCATTTATGGTGCTGCTGATCGACAGTTACGTCAGGCAGCCAATTCCGACGAAGAATCCATAGGGGAAGACGAAATTGGCAACGGCAAGGAGAAGAGGCCCAATCAAGAAGACAGTAACTTCCAAGATGG GGTGGAGCATTATCTCCCAGACAGTCCCTTCGCGTCTCCCACGAAGTTTGGCGAACCCACTTGTGTCTCCACCGCCAGTGATGCGGCATTGGCTTCAGAGAGCGGTGCCGCTTTAGCTTCGTCTTGTAACAGTAAACTGATCACCACCTCGTTGTTGCCTGCAACGTCGACCCTGGACGTTGCTTCCTTCAAATCATGTTTCTTTCAGATGCCCAG GTTTCCTTCCGGACACGGAGCCATAGGAATGTAG
- the LOC122081541 gene encoding zinc finger CCCH domain-containing protein 53-like isoform X3, translated as MDAYEATRIVFSRIQSLDPENASKIMGLLLIQDHGEKEMIRLAFGPEALVHSVVLKARKDLGLSSNTPSTPSTPSSPSPFLSRQNSSSSRMLSSNGPNLPPTLTTMASSSWTPPSAFCDIQASDDLISPNSATASASASYAAAASANMLQDQLSFLSDASSTLGPKTATDLFYPQPETVASPNGRTGGDATLFPSYAAAAAGATSWGTTIDGHHRRSCSVNDICFGSEAGSGYGWKPCLYFARGYCKNGSSCRFLHGLPDSSPVVADAAAMGSSPNKLDRLDVVEQCQELLRSKSTQQRLVNSSQLMASASFPYGTATAGKCMNFLLQQQQQQQQQNDTTQRTAAGLMLGEDIHKLGRSRLERNDFSTTGGGMVNPGSRQIYLTFPADSTFREEDVSNYFSIYGPVQDVRIPYQQKRMFGFVTFVYPETVKLILAKGNPHFVCDARVLVKPYKEKGKVPDKYRKQQQSERGEFSACSIPTGVDIRDAYDLQLGPRMFYDAQDMLLRRKLEDHADLRQALELQGRKLMGLQLLDVKKYHHHHHHSLSTGAQVASPTQNHVNHTFVLPSERGSPEAPEENCANAETTIYGAADRQLRQAANSDEESIGEDEIGNGKEKRPNQEDSNFQDGVEHYLPDSPFASPTKFGEPTCVSTASDAALASESGAALASSCNSKLITTSLLPATSTLDVASFKSCFFQMPRFPSGHGAIGM; from the exons ATGGACGCCTATGAAGCAACACGGATAGTGTTCTCCAGGATCCAGAGCTTGGATCCGGAAAATGCCTCTAAAATCATGGGACTTCTCCTAATCCAAGACCACGGAGAGAAGGAAATGATCCGGCTGGCCTTCGGACCCGAGGCTCTTGTGCACTCTGTGGTCCTCAAGGCCCGCAAGGACCTAGGCCTTTCGTCGAACACACCGTCGACGCCATCGACCCCCTCGTCTCCATCACCTTTCCTCTCCAGGCAGAACTCTTCTTCGTCACGGATGCTCTCCAGCAACGGTCCAAACCTTCCACCTACCCTCACTACGATGGCCTCCTCTTCTTGGACACCACCATCGGCCTTCTGCGACATCCAGGCATCGGACGACCTGATCAGTCCCAATTCCGCCACCGCCTCCGCCTCCGCCTCATACGCGGCAGCAGCAAGCGCCAACATG CTTCAAGACCAACTCTCCTTCCTCAGCGATGCCTCCTCCACACTAGGCCCCAAGACTGCTACTGACCTATTCTATCCACAACCGGAGACAGTGGCGAGTCCCAACGGCCGCACTGGAGGGGACGCTACGCTTTTCCCTTCTTACGCGGCTGCTGCCGCCGGTGCCACCAGCTGGGGAACTACTATAGATGGACACCACCGGCGGAGCTGCTCCGTCAACGACATCTGTTTTGGGTCCGAAGCTGGGTCAGGATATGGGTGGAAGCCATGCCTCTACTTCGCCAGGGGCTATTGCAAGAACGGAAGCAGCTGCAGGTTCCTCCATGGGCTCCCCGATTCCTCGCCAGTGGTCGCTGATGCTGCTGCTATGGGGTCCTCGCCGAACAAGCTTGACCGCCTTGACGTGGTGGAACAGTGCCAAGAACTCCTCAGATCCAAAAGTACCCAACAGCGATTGGTCAACTCGTCGCAGCTCATGGCCTCGGCCTCTTTCCCATATGGCACTGCTACCGCCGGCAAATGCATGAATTTCTTGctgcaacagcagcagcagcagcaacagcagaaCGACACCACCCAGAG GACTGCGGCCGGCTTGATGTTGGGCGAAGACATACACAAATTAGGCCGGTCACGACTTGAAAGGAATGATTTTTCAACGACAGGTGGAGGAATGGTGAACCCGGGATCCAGGCAGATTTATCTAACGTTCCCAGCTGACAGCACCTTCAGAGAAGAGGATGTCTCCAATTACTTCAG CATTTACGGTCCTGTACAAGACGTGAGGATCCCTTACCAGCAGAAGCGAATGTTTGGGTTCGTTACGTTCGTGTACCCGGAGACGGTGAAGCTCATCCTGGCCAAAGGGAACCCGCATTTCGTATGCGACGCTCGGGTGCTTGTGAAACCCTACAAGGAGAAGGGGAAAGTTCCAGACAAGTACAG GAAGCAGCAACAATCTGAGAGAGGAGAGTTCTCGGCATGTTCTATACCTACCGGTGTTGACATTAGAGATGCCTACGACCTGCAGCTCG GACCAAGGATGTTCTACGATGCCCAGGACATGTTGTTGAGGAGGAAATTAGAAGATCATGCCGACTTACGTCAAGCCTTGGAACTCCAGGGACGGAAATTGATGGGTCTACAGCTTCTCGACGTGAAGAAgtatcatcaccaccaccaccatagtCTGTCCACTGGCGCTCAGGTTGCCTCCCCAACTCAAAATCACGTCAATCATACCTTTGTTCTTCCTTCCGAGCGGGGAAGTCCGGAGGCCCCAGAAG AGAACTGTGCAAACGCTGAGACAACCATTTATGGTGCTGCTGATCGACAGTTACGTCAGGCAGCCAATTCCGACGAAGAATCCATAGGGGAAGACGAAATTGGCAACGGCAAGGAGAAGAGGCCCAATCAAGAAGACAGTAACTTCCAAGATGG GGTGGAGCATTATCTCCCAGACAGTCCCTTCGCGTCTCCCACGAAGTTTGGCGAACCCACTTGTGTCTCCACCGCCAGTGATGCGGCATTGGCTTCAGAGAGCGGTGCCGCTTTAGCTTCGTCTTGTAACAGTAAACTGATCACCACCTCGTTGTTGCCTGCAACGTCGACCCTGGACGTTGCTTCCTTCAAATCATGTTTCTTTCAGATGCCCAG GTTTCCTTCCGGACACGGAGCCATAGGAATGTAG
- the LOC122081541 gene encoding zinc finger CCCH domain-containing protein 53-like isoform X1 has protein sequence MDAYEATRIVFSRIQSLDPENASKIMGLLLIQDHGEKEMIRLAFGPEALVHSVVLKARKDLGLSSNTPSTPSTPSSPSPFLSRQNSSSSRMLSSNGPNLPPTLTTMASSSWTPPSAFCDIQASDDLISPNSATASASASYAAAASANMVVASSSSSLYSTSLTSPFYGYGSDVPVDEFQLQDQLSFLSDASSTLGPKTATDLFYPQPETVASPNGRTGGDATLFPSYAAAAAGATSWGTTIDGHHRRSCSVNDICFGSEAGSGYGWKPCLYFARGYCKNGSSCRFLHGLPDSSPVVADAAAMGSSPNKLDRLDVVEQCQELLRSKSTQQRLVNSSQLMASASFPYGTATAGKCMNFLLQQQQQQQQQNDTTQRTAAGLMLGEDIHKLGRSRLERNDFSTTGGGMVNPGSRQIYLTFPADSTFREEDVSNYFSIYGPVQDVRIPYQQKRMFGFVTFVYPETVKLILAKGNPHFVCDARVLVKPYKEKGKVPDKYRKQQQSERGEFSACSIPTGVDIRDAYDLQLGPRMFYDAQDMLLRRKLEDHADLRQALELQGRKLMGLQLLDVKKYHHHHHHSLSTGAQVASPTQNHVNHTFVLPSERGSPEAPEENCANAETTIYGAADRQLRQAANSDEESIGEDEIGNGKEKRPNQEDSNFQDGVEHYLPDSPFASPTKFGEPTCVSTASDAALASESGAALASSCNSKLITTSLLPATSTLDVASFKSCFFQMPRFPSGHGAIGM, from the exons ATGGACGCCTATGAAGCAACACGGATAGTGTTCTCCAGGATCCAGAGCTTGGATCCGGAAAATGCCTCTAAAATCATGGGACTTCTCCTAATCCAAGACCACGGAGAGAAGGAAATGATCCGGCTGGCCTTCGGACCCGAGGCTCTTGTGCACTCTGTGGTCCTCAAGGCCCGCAAGGACCTAGGCCTTTCGTCGAACACACCGTCGACGCCATCGACCCCCTCGTCTCCATCACCTTTCCTCTCCAGGCAGAACTCTTCTTCGTCACGGATGCTCTCCAGCAACGGTCCAAACCTTCCACCTACCCTCACTACGATGGCCTCCTCTTCTTGGACACCACCATCGGCCTTCTGCGACATCCAGGCATCGGACGACCTGATCAGTCCCAATTCCGCCACCGCCTCCGCCTCCGCCTCATACGCGGCAGCAGCAAGCGCCAACATGGTTGTCGCTTCTTCATCCTCGTCTTTGTACTCGACTTCCTTAACTTCTCCTTTCTATGGCTACGGTAGTGACGTCCCCGTCGATGAATTCCAGCTTCAAGACCAACTCTCCTTCCTCAGCGATGCCTCCTCCACACTAGGCCCCAAGACTGCTACTGACCTATTCTATCCACAACCGGAGACAGTGGCGAGTCCCAACGGCCGCACTGGAGGGGACGCTACGCTTTTCCCTTCTTACGCGGCTGCTGCCGCCGGTGCCACCAGCTGGGGAACTACTATAGATGGACACCACCGGCGGAGCTGCTCCGTCAACGACATCTGTTTTGGGTCCGAAGCTGGGTCAGGATATGGGTGGAAGCCATGCCTCTACTTCGCCAGGGGCTATTGCAAGAACGGAAGCAGCTGCAGGTTCCTCCATGGGCTCCCCGATTCCTCGCCAGTGGTCGCTGATGCTGCTGCTATGGGGTCCTCGCCGAACAAGCTTGACCGCCTTGACGTGGTGGAACAGTGCCAAGAACTCCTCAGATCCAAAAGTACCCAACAGCGATTGGTCAACTCGTCGCAGCTCATGGCCTCGGCCTCTTTCCCATATGGCACTGCTACCGCCGGCAAATGCATGAATTTCTTGctgcaacagcagcagcagcagcaacagcagaaCGACACCACCCAGAG GACTGCGGCCGGCTTGATGTTGGGCGAAGACATACACAAATTAGGCCGGTCACGACTTGAAAGGAATGATTTTTCAACGACAGGTGGAGGAATGGTGAACCCGGGATCCAGGCAGATTTATCTAACGTTCCCAGCTGACAGCACCTTCAGAGAAGAGGATGTCTCCAATTACTTCAG CATTTACGGTCCTGTACAAGACGTGAGGATCCCTTACCAGCAGAAGCGAATGTTTGGGTTCGTTACGTTCGTGTACCCGGAGACGGTGAAGCTCATCCTGGCCAAAGGGAACCCGCATTTCGTATGCGACGCTCGGGTGCTTGTGAAACCCTACAAGGAGAAGGGGAAAGTTCCAGACAAGTACAG GAAGCAGCAACAATCTGAGAGAGGAGAGTTCTCGGCATGTTCTATACCTACCGGTGTTGACATTAGAGATGCCTACGACCTGCAGCTCG GACCAAGGATGTTCTACGATGCCCAGGACATGTTGTTGAGGAGGAAATTAGAAGATCATGCCGACTTACGTCAAGCCTTGGAACTCCAGGGACGGAAATTGATGGGTCTACAGCTTCTCGACGTGAAGAAgtatcatcaccaccaccaccatagtCTGTCCACTGGCGCTCAGGTTGCCTCCCCAACTCAAAATCACGTCAATCATACCTTTGTTCTTCCTTCCGAGCGGGGAAGTCCGGAGGCCCCAGAAG AGAACTGTGCAAACGCTGAGACAACCATTTATGGTGCTGCTGATCGACAGTTACGTCAGGCAGCCAATTCCGACGAAGAATCCATAGGGGAAGACGAAATTGGCAACGGCAAGGAGAAGAGGCCCAATCAAGAAGACAGTAACTTCCAAGATGG GGTGGAGCATTATCTCCCAGACAGTCCCTTCGCGTCTCCCACGAAGTTTGGCGAACCCACTTGTGTCTCCACCGCCAGTGATGCGGCATTGGCTTCAGAGAGCGGTGCCGCTTTAGCTTCGTCTTGTAACAGTAAACTGATCACCACCTCGTTGTTGCCTGCAACGTCGACCCTGGACGTTGCTTCCTTCAAATCATGTTTCTTTCAGATGCCCAG GTTTCCTTCCGGACACGGAGCCATAGGAATGTAG